The proteins below are encoded in one region of Pseudomonas entomophila L48:
- a CDS encoding aspartate-semialdehyde dehydrogenase: MTTPLDIAVVGATGTVGETLVQILEELAFPVATLHLLASMESAGSNVMFAGKKLRVREVDSFDFSQVKLVFFAASPAVSRSFAPKAQAAGCAVIDLSGALDGAQAVVPEANGERVADLAMPALITSPSSGAVALAVALAPLKALLDIERVQVNACLAVSAQGREAVSELARQTAELLNARPLEPRFFDRQVAFNVLPQVGAPDDQGRTAVERRLVTELRQLLDMPQLKISVTCIQVPVFFGDSFSVAVQSRRPVDLGAVNAALDTADGLELVEPGDYPTPVGDAVGQDVVYVGRVRRGVDEDEQLNLWLTTDNVRKGAALNAVQVAQLLIKHMA; the protein is encoded by the coding sequence ATGACCACCCCCCTAGACATCGCCGTCGTCGGCGCCACCGGCACTGTCGGTGAAACCCTCGTGCAGATCCTCGAGGAGCTGGCATTCCCGGTAGCGACCCTGCACCTGCTGGCCAGCATGGAGTCAGCCGGCAGCAACGTCATGTTCGCCGGCAAGAAACTGCGGGTGCGCGAAGTGGACAGTTTCGATTTCAGCCAGGTGAAACTGGTGTTCTTCGCCGCCAGCCCGGCCGTCAGCCGCAGCTTCGCACCCAAGGCGCAAGCTGCCGGTTGCGCTGTCATCGATCTGTCGGGTGCCCTGGACGGTGCGCAGGCCGTGGTTCCCGAAGCGAATGGCGAGCGGGTGGCGGACCTGGCGATGCCTGCGCTGATCACCAGCCCCAGCTCGGGTGCCGTGGCCCTGGCCGTGGCGTTGGCACCGCTGAAGGCGTTGCTGGATATCGAGCGGGTGCAGGTCAATGCCTGCCTGGCCGTATCGGCGCAGGGCAGGGAAGCGGTCAGCGAGCTGGCGCGCCAGACTGCCGAGCTGCTCAACGCACGGCCATTGGAGCCACGCTTCTTCGACCGCCAGGTCGCATTCAACGTGTTGCCCCAGGTGGGGGCGCCGGACGATCAGGGCCGCACGGCCGTCGAGCGACGCCTGGTCACCGAGCTGCGCCAACTGCTGGACATGCCGCAACTGAAGATTTCCGTGACCTGCATTCAAGTCCCGGTGTTTTTCGGCGATAGCTTCAGTGTGGCGGTACAGAGCCGTCGTCCGGTCGATCTGGGCGCGGTCAACGCGGCGCTGGACACGGCCGACGGCCTTGAACTGGTCGAGCCAGGCGATTATCCGACCCCGGTGGGTGACGCAGTGGGCCAGGACGTGGTCTATGTTGGTCGTGTACGCCGTGGTGTCGACGAGGACGAGCAGCTCAACCTCTGGCTGACCACCGACAATGTGCGCAAGGGCGCGGCGCTGAACGCCGTGCAGGTGGCGCAATTGTTGATTAAACACATGGCGTAA